Genomic DNA from Candidozyma auris chromosome 1, complete sequence:
GCTTTAGACATTGGAGAGTATGGCGCTGGGCTTTGCACCAATCCACTTTCTCTCGGATGTGATTGCAAGGGTGTGATCCATTACCTCGATGCACATTTTACAGATAAGGAGGGAGAACCTTTGACTATCAAGAATGCTGTGTGTATCCACGAGGAGGATGACGGTGTTTTATTCAAGCACTCCGATTTCAGAGACGATTTTAGGACCACAGTTGTCACAAGAGGTAAGCGCTTGATCATCTCTCAGATCTTCACAGCAGCTAATTATGAATACTGTTTGTACTGGATTTTGAGACAAGATGGAACGATCAAGCTCGAGATTAGGTTGACCGGTATTCTTAACACCTACATCTGTGCCGAGGGAGAGGAAACTGGCCCATGGGGAACTCAAGTGTATCCTCAGGTGAATGCTCACAACCATCAACATTTATTTTCCTTAAGATTGGACCCTCGTATCGATGGCGACAATAACTCTGCTGCAACCTCAGACTCTATCTCAGGCCCTGGGGCTACAGGCTCTCCAGAGAATGCTTATGGTAATGCTTTCTGCGCTGAGAAGACCGTTTTCAAGAGCGTGAAAGACTCTCTTACCCACCCAACTTTTGCGAGAACTTGGGATATTTTCAACCCAACCCACATCAACCCATACTCCGGCAAACCTTCATCTTACAAGTTGGTGTCCACATTCACACCTCCTCTTTTAGCTAAAGATGGCTCccttgtcaagaagagagccCCGTGGGCTGCATGGACTACTCAAGTCGTTCCTTACAAGGACGAGGGATTGGGCTACGGTCGTTTATACCCATCTGGTGATCACGTTGCTCAATGGTCTGGAGATGGAAGTAGAGGAATGAGAGAATGGATTGGGGATGGCAAAGACGTCATCGAGAACACAGacattcttttcttccacacATTTGGAATCACCCATTTTCCAGCACCTGAGGATTTCCCAGTCATGCCTACagaaatttttgatcttATGTTGCGTCCAAGACACTTTTTTACGGAGAATCCCTGTCTCGATGTTAAGCCTTCTTATGCGAGAACCACAACTGAGGTGAAAGCTGGGAAGGTGGGTCATGATGAGTGCACTCTCGATGTTGACAAGACATCTCAATTGGCATTCGAAAAGACCTCAGGCTCGTGTTGCAAGAAATAATTGACTGTAGGGTAATTAGTAATGACTGTTCACAACGACTACCCTATCTGTAGTAGCATATTAGGTGCTCATCGCGAAATATAATTGAGTTCGAGCTTTAATCAGTCACCATGAAATACATAATTGAGCATATGGAGGAGGGTTTTTCTGAATGGGTCATACTCGAGTACTCTCAGATCCTTCGTGAAGTTGGTCCCGATAATCTTATTTTGACCTCCTTACCAGATGGAACGACGGAAAAGGACATACCGCAAAGACTTCTTGACATAGGCTTGCGGTGGACCACAAAGGAATGTGTAACAATCGACGGCGGAATAGATTGCTCTAAAGTGTGTCTTCTAGACCCCGCTGCTACAACAGACTTAGTGCCTGAGGATCGATCGAAATTTGAATACTTTGTTTTCGGGGGAATCTTGGGTTCTCACCCAAGAATTGACAGAACTGGAATACTAAGAGAAAAGTATGGCTTTGCTGGTCGCCGTTTAGgtgagttgcaaatgacaaCTGATACAGCCATCAGAGTGACTCAGCTGATCATTGAGGAGCAAAAGCAGTTTGAGAATATCAAGTTTATCGATTATCCAGAGATCAAATTCAGCAAGCACGAGTCGACAGAGATGCCCTTTAGGTACGTCATGGACTCCAAAGACGAGCCAATTTTGCCTTCGGGTATGCTTGAGTTGATAAAGCACGATGCTGAACAAagcattgatgatcttctAGTCGAATGAACGTTGTTCTCTGAATAGGCTATAAATCTTTATATACTTGAACCTTCTTAGTGTCAACAGGATTGCTCGAACAAGAAAGGATTTCCTTCATAACAAAACCTGCGGTATCATAGTCTTCGAAGTATGACACATGTGCACTAATTGCTGATATGAGCGCAATGCTAAAAACTCCAGTTGGCAATGAGTAGTCAATCCTCCCGGTACGGTTCAACTCCGTTAATAGATTCACATCGCTTCTGGAAAGATATTTATCTGTTacttcctcatcttcgGTGTCGCTCTTGCCATTAGAGATCGGACTTGCTAAGGTCGTGATGATATCGCCCAAGGCGTTCTCATTTGCAATGGAGGCCTTTGGTTCTCCatctttgacttctttAAGAGCTTTCCCGTTCTTTTTAGATCCAAACCAATTAGAGAATATTTTTTGTTGCACTTCATCCCCAAAAGTTGTCAAACTCTTTATTTGCGTATTGAAACCGTTCAATGCGAAGGGGACTTCTTCGGGCTTCATATTGGAGAATTCTGGCTTCACAAGAGGTTCCATTCGATAACCAATTGGGTCACACG
This window encodes:
- the AMO1 gene encoding Amo1p — protein: MERLSQLSLHATASTSPPVSPPHPLDPLTTQEIKAVSQVVRSHYKDTNVIFNTITLREPTKKIYYDWKEKNGFKPPRLAYFVVTENSHVGVHEGVVDIPSLTVVESKATSGVQPILTPQDLQSTEEIVRNDPRVIEQCIISGIPKEDMKNVYCDAWTIGYDERWGSSRRLQQALMYWRSHEDDSHYSHPLDFCPIVDMNEGKVVFIDIPARRRKVSKHKHSSFHPKHISEKFGTKENPSGFRNDAKPINITQPDGVSFTMDGNVMQWSNFNFHIGFNYREGIVLSDMNYNDHGKMRPMFHRISLSEMIVPYGCPDYPHQRKHALDIGEYGAGLCTNPLSLGCDCKGVIHYLDAHFTDKEGEPLTIKNAVCIHEEDDGVLFKHSDFRDDFRTTVVTRGKRLIISQIFTAANYEYCLYWILRQDGTIKLEIRLTGILNTYICAEGEETGPWGTQVYPQVNAHNHQHLFSLRLDPRIDGDNNSAATSDSISGPGATGSPENAYGNAFCAEKTVFKSVKDSLTHPTFARTWDIFNPTHINPYSGKPSSYKLVSTFTPPLLAKDGSLVKKRAPWAAWTTQVVPYKDEGLGYGRLYPSGDHVAQWSGDGSRGMREWIGDGKDVIENTDILFFHTFGITHFPAPEDFPVMPTEIFDLMLRPRHFFTENPCLDVKPSYARTTTEVKAGKVGHDECTLDVDKTSQLAFEKTSGSCCKK
- a CDS encoding protein-arginine N-methyltransferase SFM1, producing MKYIIEHMEEGFSEWVILEYSQILREVGPDNLILTSLPDGTTEKDIPQRLLDIGLRWTTKECVTIDGGIDCSKVCLLDPAATTDLVPEDRSKFEYFVFGGILGSHPRIDRTGILREKYGFAGRRLGELQMTTDTAIRVTQSIIEEQKQFENIKFIDYPEIKFSKHESTEMPFRYVMDSKDEPILPSGMLELIKHDAEQSIDDLLVE